In the Girardinichthys multiradiatus isolate DD_20200921_A chromosome 4, DD_fGirMul_XY1, whole genome shotgun sequence genome, one interval contains:
- the ulk3 gene encoding serine/threonine-protein kinase ULK3 isoform X1 produces MASTSSFAPPKLADFILTERLGSGTYATVYKAYRKGNSREVVAVKVVGKKTLNKASTENLLTEIEILKTVRHPHIVQLKDFQWDAENIYLILEWCSGGDLSRFIRSRRILPESLARRFLQQMACALQFLHERNISHLDLKPQNVLLSGSVLKLADFGFAQYMSPWDEKSVLRGSPLYMAPEMVCRRQYDSRVDLWSVGVILFEALFGRAPFASKSYAELEEKIRSNQPVEVPPGARVSKDCRDLLLRLLERNPDTRITFEEFFTHPFVDMEHMPSADSIVKATELVLQAVQKDQEGERSTALSLYCNALEHFVPAIHYETDRQRKDALRQKVRQYVSRAEELKALLASDNRQSFEEARTSRDVLREMSKDRPRLLAALEMASTAIAKEENESDDHEALDMYQQCLGELLLALAAEPQGRRKELLHSEQLNQQNTTYFTNKPQEGVQGTEWASWTSMFEVLWIKSLMTRAEYLKKHVKMQETERDVSLDRESLAESVRSSCSLQ; encoded by the exons ATGGCCTCAACGTCCAGTTTTGCCCCTCCAAAGCTAGCAGACTTCATCTTGACAGAGCGGCTAGGCAGCGGCACCTATGCTACTGTCTACAAAGCCTACAGAAAG GGGAACAGTCGAGAAGTGGTGGCAGTGAAAGTTGTCGGGAAGAAGACTCTCAACAAGGCCTCAACAGAAAACCTTCTCACAGAGATTGAAATTTTGAAGACCGTTCGTCATCCTCATATTGTCCAGCTGAAAGACTTTCAG tggGATGCcgagaacatttatttaattctagAATGGTGTTCAGGTGGAGATCTCTCCCGCTTTATTCGCAGTCGCAGGATTTTACCTGAGAGCTTGGCTCGGCGCTTCCTGCAGCAGATGG CTTGCGCTCTTCAGTTTCTTCATGAACGGAACATCTCACACTTGGATTTGAAGCCCCAAAATGTTCTGCTTAGCGGGTCTGTCCTCAAGCTGGCAG ATTTTGGGTTTGCGCAGTACATGTCACCGTGGGATGAGAAGAGTGTCCTGAGAGGCTCTCCTCTCTACATGGCTCCTGAGATGGTGTGCCGACGCCAGTATGACTCCAGAGTGGATCTGTGGTCAGTAGGAGTCATTCTGTTTG AGGCACTGTTTGGACGGGCACCATTTGCATCAAAGTCATATGCTGAATTGGAGGAGAAAATACGAAGCAATCAACCAGTCGAG GTCCCTCCCGGCGCCCGGGTCTCCAAGGACTGCAGAGATCTTCTGTTGAGGCTGCTCGAGCGAAATCCAGATACCCGGATCACCTTTGAGGAGTTCTTCACTCACCCTTTTGTAGATATGGAGCACATGCCAAGTGCAGACAGCATAGTGAAAGCA ACAGAGCTGGTGCTGCAGGCCGTGCAGAAGGACCAGGAAGGGGAGCGGTCCACAGCGCTGTCTCTCTACTGCAATGCCCTGGAGCACTTTGTCCCTGCCATTCACT ATGAGACAGACCGACAGCGTAAAGATGCTCTCAGGCAGAAG GTCAGACAGTATGTGTCGAGAGCTGAGGAGCTGAAAGCCCTGCTCGCTTCGGACAACAGGCAGAGCTTCGAGGAGGCTCGGACATCCAGAGATGTTCTCCGAG aaaTGTCTAAAGACCGTCCACGTCTCCTGGCTGCCTTGGAGATGGCCTCTACAGCCATTGCTAAG GAGGAGAATGAATCAGATGATCATGAAGCTTTGGACATGTACCAGCAATGCTTAGGAGAGCTACTGTTGGCATTAGCAG CCGAGCCCCAGGGTCGCAGGAAAGAGCTGCTCCACAGTGAG CAACTGAaccaacaaaacacaacatattTCACCAACAAACCCCAAGAGGGCGTGCAGGGCACTGAGTGGGCCTCATGGACCTCCATGTTTGAAGTTTTATGG ATAAAAAGCCTCATGACCAGAGCTGAATACCTCAAGAAGCATGTCAAG ATGCAAGAGACCGAGAGAGATGTGTCCCTGGATCGAGAATCTCTCGCAGAATCCGTCAGAAGCT
- the ulk3 gene encoding serine/threonine-protein kinase ULK3 isoform X2: MASTSSFAPPKLADFILTERLGSGTYATVYKAYRKGNSREVVAVKVVGKKTLNKASTENLLTEIEILKTVRHPHIVQLKDFQWDAENIYLILEWCSGGDLSRFIRSRRILPESLARRFLQQMACALQFLHERNISHLDLKPQNVLLSGSVLKLADFGFAQYMSPWDEKSVLRGSPLYMAPEMVCRRQYDSRVDLWSVGVILFEALFGRAPFASKSYAELEEKIRSNQPVEVPPGARVSKDCRDLLLRLLERNPDTRITFEEFFTHPFVDMEHMPSADSIVKATELVLQAVQKDQEGERSTALSLYCNALEHFVPAIHYETDRQRKDALRQKVRQYVSRAEELKALLASDNRQSFEEARTSRDVLREMSKDRPRLLAALEMASTAIAKEENESDDHEALDMYQQCLGELLLALAAEPQGRRKELLHSEIKSLMTRAEYLKKHVKMQETERDVSLDRESLAESVRSSCSLQ, translated from the exons ATGGCCTCAACGTCCAGTTTTGCCCCTCCAAAGCTAGCAGACTTCATCTTGACAGAGCGGCTAGGCAGCGGCACCTATGCTACTGTCTACAAAGCCTACAGAAAG GGGAACAGTCGAGAAGTGGTGGCAGTGAAAGTTGTCGGGAAGAAGACTCTCAACAAGGCCTCAACAGAAAACCTTCTCACAGAGATTGAAATTTTGAAGACCGTTCGTCATCCTCATATTGTCCAGCTGAAAGACTTTCAG tggGATGCcgagaacatttatttaattctagAATGGTGTTCAGGTGGAGATCTCTCCCGCTTTATTCGCAGTCGCAGGATTTTACCTGAGAGCTTGGCTCGGCGCTTCCTGCAGCAGATGG CTTGCGCTCTTCAGTTTCTTCATGAACGGAACATCTCACACTTGGATTTGAAGCCCCAAAATGTTCTGCTTAGCGGGTCTGTCCTCAAGCTGGCAG ATTTTGGGTTTGCGCAGTACATGTCACCGTGGGATGAGAAGAGTGTCCTGAGAGGCTCTCCTCTCTACATGGCTCCTGAGATGGTGTGCCGACGCCAGTATGACTCCAGAGTGGATCTGTGGTCAGTAGGAGTCATTCTGTTTG AGGCACTGTTTGGACGGGCACCATTTGCATCAAAGTCATATGCTGAATTGGAGGAGAAAATACGAAGCAATCAACCAGTCGAG GTCCCTCCCGGCGCCCGGGTCTCCAAGGACTGCAGAGATCTTCTGTTGAGGCTGCTCGAGCGAAATCCAGATACCCGGATCACCTTTGAGGAGTTCTTCACTCACCCTTTTGTAGATATGGAGCACATGCCAAGTGCAGACAGCATAGTGAAAGCA ACAGAGCTGGTGCTGCAGGCCGTGCAGAAGGACCAGGAAGGGGAGCGGTCCACAGCGCTGTCTCTCTACTGCAATGCCCTGGAGCACTTTGTCCCTGCCATTCACT ATGAGACAGACCGACAGCGTAAAGATGCTCTCAGGCAGAAG GTCAGACAGTATGTGTCGAGAGCTGAGGAGCTGAAAGCCCTGCTCGCTTCGGACAACAGGCAGAGCTTCGAGGAGGCTCGGACATCCAGAGATGTTCTCCGAG aaaTGTCTAAAGACCGTCCACGTCTCCTGGCTGCCTTGGAGATGGCCTCTACAGCCATTGCTAAG GAGGAGAATGAATCAGATGATCATGAAGCTTTGGACATGTACCAGCAATGCTTAGGAGAGCTACTGTTGGCATTAGCAG CCGAGCCCCAGGGTCGCAGGAAAGAGCTGCTCCACAGTGAG ATAAAAAGCCTCATGACCAGAGCTGAATACCTCAAGAAGCATGTCAAG ATGCAAGAGACCGAGAGAGATGTGTCCCTGGATCGAGAATCTCTCGCAGAATCCGTCAGAAGCT